ATCGGTATACGAATGGATTATAAACGTGGTTGGGAGCTTCGTCTGATCAATCAGCTTCAGCTCCCCATTTTCATAATAAACTGGTTTCAACCTTATACCTCCAGCTTATCAATCAGCTTAAAGATCAGGGCTTTAACTTTTGTTTCGTTTTCTTTTAAAACCCGCAAAACATCTTCATTAGTAACCGGCTTAATATCCGGGTGATCTTCAAGTCCGGCGTCATAATCGGTGGTCAAGGCGATGTTAACCACCGGAATTTCCTGTTCCAGACACAGATAACCTTCAGGATATTGGGTCATGTTCACGACATCGGCACCCATCATCGCAAACATTCGGCTTTCGGCCACGGTTGAAAAACGAGGCCCGTTAATAACTACCACGGTTCCGCCAAAATGAGCGGTGATTCCACATTCTTTAGCCGATTCCATTGCCAGCACCCGCAGTTTTTGATCGTAGGGATGGGCTGAACTAATATGATTGACTTTCGGTTTTTCAAAGAAAGTATCTTTTCGACCTGAGGTCATATTGATAAACTGATCGGTTACGACAAAATCGCCGGGTTTAATATCAAACCGCAAACTACCAACACAACAAGGCGAAATAATCGCTTTCACCCCGAGGCTTTTTAAGGCATAAATATTTGCCCGATAATTAATTTCCGAAGGATTAATCGTATGTTCCCGGCCATGTCGGGGTAAAAAAGCGACTGTTTTGGCACCGACTTTAACCAGACTGATATCATCCGAAGGTTTCCCATAAGGGGTATCGACTTCTATTTTTTTGACATCTTCACTTAATTCATAGAGACCTGAACCACCAATAACGCCAATATCTGCTGAATAATACATGATTTTTTCTCCTTCTCATTGTTAATTTTGATTCTTTTGCCGCCGGCGAATGTCCGGCTATAAGACAAATTAGATCGGGTCTGAAACTTAAACTTTCCATCTCAAACACAATCTAGCTTGCTGGTATTATTTTATTCGGGAATCGTAAGCGTCGATAGGGTCGACTTTGTGACTAACGGTTCGTCGTCATCATCAAGCGACGCCTTAAAACCCAACCATTGATATTTAGAATCATCCTCTTCTTCAACCACTTCGGTTGGTGTATCCGCGGCGACCTCCGGGTTTTCTTCCGGTTCAGCCAAACTTTCTTTTGCCACCGGCTGTTCTTCAAGCGATTCTTGAACCCCTATTTCGGTTGCTGCTAACTGCTGTTCCGCTTCGGGTATTTCCGGGGTTTCCCAAACGGCTTCAACCGTCACTTCTTCTTCCCCATCCAAAATCAGTTCTGTCATTTTGGGAATTGGTCGTCTGACAATCTCATCGTCGTCAAGCGCGGCTTTAAACCCTAACCATTGATATTTGGAATCATCCTCTTCTTCAACCACTTCCGCCACTTCTTCACCGATTTGCGCTTCTGGCTCCGCTACAACTTTTTCTGAAACCCCGTCCATCGCTGTTGTTTCCGCTTTTACTTCCGGTGCTGCCTCTTCGTCGTAAATTTTTTCAGCTTCGACTTCTTCGGTAGTTTTTTCGGGAATCAATTCTTCTTCGCCTTGAATGGTGACGGTGTATCCTTTTTTCATTCCCTCTTCATCAGGATTTTTTTCGGCTTTATAACCAACCCAACTTTTCTGGGGCCGATACGGCGGAATTTCATCATCGATTATTTTCGCCCTGGCCTGAACCGCAGCACTGCTGCCGTGAATGGTTTCTTCCGGTTTAATGGTTTCCGAGGTATGAAATGCCGTCTCCGGATTGCGTTGATCCTTTTTTTCCCAGCTTTTCTTTTTATCAGGAAAGTATTTTTTTAATACTTCCTTGGGAATTTCTTCGTTGCATAAAATCGCTGACACCGAAGTAAGCACCTCCGGCAAACGATAGGTATCACCCCATTTGATGGTCATCCCGACTTCGTATTTTAGCAGATCCGTGACATTAAAACCTAACGATTCCAACGAATAACGCATCAGACTGGGGTTTCGACAAGGTTGATTTGTTTTTCGGGCACATTCCATCCCGGTTGTTTCACAAATCGGGCAATTCCCCGGAATCAGTCCAATCACGCCCTCAACTTCGTTTTCAATTTCCAACAGAGTTTTCCAGGTCATTACTTTGATCGCCTGAAGTTTATCGGTACAATACGTTTCAACCGCCTTGGGATCACGAATATTCCGTAAATCTTCGCGGGATACTTCAAACTGTCTTCCAATTATATGCATATATTTAAACTGTTTTAAAAAGATTGCTTCATCAAACACGTAAGGAGGACACGACCAATATTTGGCAAAATTGGGACATGCCTTGCAATAGCCCAGCGTTTTTTGGCGATTAAAATACTCTTCCATTAAATAGTCGACGCTTTTTGCTCCCAGGCTAAGTTTGTTTTTTAATTCCATTCGTTTACATCCCTTCTCAGTTAATCCGGTGATTAGCTGACCGCTTCGATATTATATCGTTTAATTAATACTTAAGATAAGTTCCTGCCTTGAAGATAAAATCCACCTATTTTAGATTCTAGCCCTATTCTACATCGTTTTATTGATATCTTCAATTAAACTTTTTGTCCAATTCGGGTATTTTTCTTTGATTTTATGAAATAACAAAATATTATCTGTTTTTTTTGATTTATTATGTTTATAATATTACAGAGTAATTTTTTGAAGGGAGATTAATGAATGGAATATTCTCACGAAATTAAAAGTATGTGTATCGTTGGCAACAACGCAAACCACGGTTGTGCCCCCATCCCAGAGGAGGGAAAATGGGTTCAGGCAAAGGATGTCACCGACATTTCCGGACTAACTCACGGAGTTGGCTGGTGTGCCCCTCAACAAGGTGCCTGCAAACTGACCCTTAACGTTAAAAATGGCATCATCGAGGAATGTTTAGTTGAAACCATCGGTTGTTCGGGAATGACTCATTCAGCTTCGATGGCATCTGAAATTTTGCCAGGAAAAACTATTTTAGAAGCACTTAACACGGATTTAGTTTGTGATGCGATCAACACCGCCATGCGGGAATTGTTTTTGCAAATCGTATATGGCCGTACCCAAACGGCATTCTCTGAAGGCGGACTCCCCATCGGAGCCGGTCTTGAAGATTTAGGCAAAGGCTTACGAAGCCAGGTCGGTACCACCTATGGAACCCTTGCCAAAGGCCCTCGCTACCTGGAAATTGCCGAAGGTTATATCCAGAAATTAGCACTTAATAAAAATGACGAAATTATTGGTTACTCCTTCGTCCATCTTGGTAAAATGATGGAAAGCATCAATAACGGCGTTGAACCAGCAGTTGCTTTGGAAAAAGCATCCGGTAAATACGGACAATTCGACGATGCTGTCAAATACATCGATCCAAGAAAAGAATAGGAGGAAATCACATGGCATTATTTGAAAGTTATGAAAGAAGAATTGCTAAAATTGAAGAAGTCTTAGCCGCTAATGGCATTGCCTCTTTAGAAGAAGCAAAAGCAATTTGCGACGATAAAGGTATTGATGTGGCTGCTATTGTCAGAAACATTCAACCGATCTGTTTTGATAACGCCTGCTGGGCTTACACCCTGGGTGCCGCGCTGGCGATTAAACGTGGCATTACCAACGCAGCTGATGCATCCGAAGTCATCGGCGAAGGCTTACAGGCTTTCTGTATCCCCGGTTCGGTGGCTGAACAACGTAAGGTTGGTTTAGGTCATGGTAACTTGGGCGCGATGCTATTAAGAGAAGACACCGATTGTTTTGCTTTTGTCGCCGGACACGAATCCTTTGCCGCTGCTGAAGGCGCCATCGGGATCGCCCGCTCAGCCAATAAAGTTCGGGTTAAACCACTCCGGGTTATTTTAAACGGTTTAGGAAAAGACGCGGCGCTGATTATTTCTCGCGTCAACGGTTTTACCTATGTTAAAACCGACTATGACTTTGCCACCGGCAAACTCAACATCGTTTCCAAAACACCGTATTCTGACGGCGAACGCGCTGCCGTTAATTGTTATGGCTGTAATGATGTTCAAGA
This is a stretch of genomic DNA from Acetobacterium woodii DSM 1030. It encodes these proteins:
- a CDS encoding iron-sulfur cluster assembly scaffold protein — translated: MEYSHEIKSMCIVGNNANHGCAPIPEEGKWVQAKDVTDISGLTHGVGWCAPQQGACKLTLNVKNGIIEECLVETIGCSGMTHSASMASEILPGKTILEALNTDLVCDAINTAMRELFLQIVYGRTQTAFSEGGLPIGAGLEDLGKGLRSQVGTTYGTLAKGPRYLEIAEGYIQKLALNKNDEIIGYSFVHLGKMMESINNGVEPAVALEKASGKYGQFDDAVKYIDPRKE
- a CDS encoding DUF2284 domain-containing protein, whose product is MELKNKLSLGAKSVDYLMEEYFNRQKTLGYCKACPNFAKYWSCPPYVFDEAIFLKQFKYMHIIGRQFEVSREDLRNIRDPKAVETYCTDKLQAIKVMTWKTLLEIENEVEGVIGLIPGNCPICETTGMECARKTNQPCRNPSLMRYSLESLGFNVTDLLKYEVGMTIKWGDTYRLPEVLTSVSAILCNEEIPKEVLKKYFPDKKKSWEKKDQRNPETAFHTSETIKPEETIHGSSAAVQARAKIIDDEIPPYRPQKSWVGYKAEKNPDEEGMKKGYTVTIQGEEELIPEKTTEEVEAEKIYDEEAAPEVKAETTAMDGVSEKVVAEPEAQIGEEVAEVVEEEDDSKYQWLGFKAALDDDEIVRRPIPKMTELILDGEEEVTVEAVWETPEIPEAEQQLAATEIGVQESLEEQPVAKESLAEPEENPEVAADTPTEVVEEEDDSKYQWLGFKASLDDDDEPLVTKSTLSTLTIPE
- the mtnP gene encoding S-methyl-5'-thioadenosine phosphorylase, with the translated sequence MYYSADIGVIGGSGLYELSEDVKKIEVDTPYGKPSDDISLVKVGAKTVAFLPRHGREHTINPSEINYRANIYALKSLGVKAIISPCCVGSLRFDIKPGDFVVTDQFINMTSGRKDTFFEKPKVNHISSAHPYDQKLRVLAMESAKECGITAHFGGTVVVINGPRFSTVAESRMFAMMGADVVNMTQYPEGYLCLEQEIPVVNIALTTDYDAGLEDHPDIKPVTNEDVLRVLKENETKVKALIFKLIDKLEV
- a CDS encoding GGGtGRT protein yields the protein MALFESYERRIAKIEEVLAANGIASLEEAKAICDDKGIDVAAIVRNIQPICFDNACWAYTLGAALAIKRGITNAADASEVIGEGLQAFCIPGSVAEQRKVGLGHGNLGAMLLREDTDCFAFVAGHESFAAAEGAIGIARSANKVRVKPLRVILNGLGKDAALIISRVNGFTYVKTDYDFATGKLNIVSKTPYSDGERAAVNCYGCNDVQEGVAVMHHEGVHVSITGNSTNPTRFQHPVAGTYKKEALEQGKKYFSVASGGGTGRTLHPDNMAAGPASYGMTDTMGRMHSDAQFAGSSSVPAHVEMMGLIGMGNNPMVGATVSVAVAIEEANK